The following proteins are co-located in the Ornithodoros turicata isolate Travis unplaced genomic scaffold, ASM3712646v1 ctg00001046.1, whole genome shotgun sequence genome:
- the LOC135376135 gene encoding uncharacterized protein LOC135376135 produces MLDFKHLLGPTWTCSKHFHPDDFVQTHSLVRLRPCAVPKFFPQHEHAGTTSGAEATVEGTMVASTSFAAPLQTQRRAIETSFELLWDPLTTMEMEVDSCSPSTEHLPVELVSQMSQAVAPPSPMNLVTQKGTSPIPCDSLVDMQAESASSVMGGAPSVEQVKEESPVLSQEYMEEKEQHVSELLWDPLVSVDTEEAEGPREVHSTSALRKENSEELPLTSFGVSSSPYAMMTKLYIYALSCNVRAQVDLH; encoded by the exons ATGCTGGACTTCAAGCACTTGCTTGGACCTACTTGGACTTGCTCGAAGCACTTTCACCCAGACGACTTCGTCCAAACGCACTCTCTCGTCCGACTTCGTCCATGTGCAGTTCCCAAATTTTTCCCACAACATGAG cATGCTGGAACCACAAGTGGGGCTGAAGCTACAGTGGAAGGCACAATG GTTGCTTCTACATCATTCGCAGCACCACTGCAAACACAGAGGCGAGCCATAGAG ACTAGCTTTGAGCTGCTGTGGGACCCTCTCACCACTATGGAAATGGAAGTG GATAGTTGCAGTCCTTCCACGGAACACCTCCCTGTTGAGCTGGTGTCCCAAATGAGCCAG GCAGTGGCTCCACCATCACCGATGAACCTCGTGACACAAAAG GGCACGTCACCAATTCCCTGTGACTCTCTGGTTGACATGCAGGCG GAGAGTGCTAGTTCTGTGATGGGAGGTGCACCCTCTGTGGAGCAAGTAAAAGAG GAATCCCCCGTGCTATCACAagaatacatggaggaaaaggAACAG CATGTTTCTGAACTCCTGTGGGACCCTCTTGTCAGCGTGGACACTGAGGAAGCTGAAGGACCACGAGAGGTACATAGTACTTCTGCTCTGAGAAAGGAAAACAGTGAAGAGCTGCCCTTAACTTCATTTGGGGTGTCATCATCTCCCTATGCCATGATGACTAAGTTGTACATATATGCTCTTTCATGTAATGTGAG GGCACAAGTGGACCTGCACTAG